The Desulfovibrio sp. genomic sequence CAGAGCCGCGCGGTCGCGGACATCGGCACGCATTGCATGGACCTGGCCCGGTTCGTGATGGGCAAACGAATCACCCGGGTTATGGCCGATCTGTTCACTGTTCATTCTCAACGCAAGAAGCCTCTCGCCCAGCACGATACCTTCTCAGGCACGCTCTCCGCCGAACCCGCCTGTACCGACGTGGATATTAAAACCGAGGACCAAGCCCACATTTTGACCGAATTTGAAGACGGAGCGCGGGGAATATTTTGCATTTCCCAAGTGGCGGCGGGCAGGAAAAACCACCTCTCACTCGAGGTTTGGGGGTCAAAGAAGAGCCTGTGGTGGGACCAGGAACGGCCGAACGAGCTGTACCTGGGGTGTCGCAACGAGGCCAACCAGCTGCTCATGAAGGACCCGCAGCTCCTCGAACCCGAGGCTCGCGAATACGCTCACTACCCCGGGGGGCACACTGAAGGCTACCCCACGTGCATGCGGAACCTCTTCCGCAACATCTACCGACGGGTGCGCGAGCCGGACCGGCCTGTTGATTTCGCGACATTCAGGGACGGCTGCGAGATCGATCTTTTGGTGGAAGCGATCCTTAGGAGCTGCTCATCGAAGCAGTGGGAAACGGTACACCTTGTCTGAAAACGAAGGCCATCCCATAGGCTCGATCCATAAGATCGACAGTGTCCCGGCGGTCACGCGCGCAACGTTCGTGATCGCCTGGACCGCCCTGTGGGGCAGTCTGCTAGTGGGCTACAACACGGGCATCATGGCCGGGGCGCTCGAGTTCATCGCCGGGGAGTTCCCAATCTCAACGCTCGAAAAAAGCGTGGTGGTCACGGCCATTCTGGTCGGCGGTTTCCTCGGCGGACTCTTGTGTGGCCTTGTGGCCGAGCGTTTCGGTCAGCGGCCGGTGCTTCTGGCCACGGCACTCGTGTACACCACGAGCGCCGTGGCCTGCGCATTCGCTGACAGCATAGCGACGCTCATTGTCTGGCGGTTCGTCATGGGGTTCGCGGTGGGCGCCTCGACCATGGTCCTGCCTGAATACGTTGCTGAAACATCCCCGGCGCGATGGAGAGGGGTATTGGTCTCGATTACACCGCTGGCCATCACCTCGGGGTTTCTCTTGGCGTATCTCGCGGATTATTCCCTGGCCGCGCAGGGGGATTGGCGCGGAATGCTCGGATCGGGGGTGATCCCCGGCACGCTTATGCTCTTAGGCCTCACGCTTGCTCCGGAGAGTCCGGACTGGCTCCT encodes the following:
- a CDS encoding Gfo/Idh/MocA family oxidoreductase, with the translated sequence MRTITCGIIGLGFIGPAHIDALVRTEGVRIAALADVNEDNARAVADRFSIPKVHSDYRELLKDESIEVVHNCTPNHLHFPINMAIIAANKHVVGEKPLAISGDEARQLVVAAERAGIVNAVCYVYRYFPMVQQAAALVRKNDMGRIFAVHGTYLQDWLLYETDWNWRLDPSAAGQSRAVADIGTHCMDLARFVMGKRITRVMADLFTVHSQRKKPLAQHDTFSGTLSAEPACTDVDIKTEDQAHILTEFEDGARGIFCISQVAAGRKNHLSLEVWGSKKSLWWDQERPNELYLGCRNEANQLLMKDPQLLEPEAREYAHYPGGHTEGYPTCMRNLFRNIYRRVREPDRPVDFATFRDGCEIDLLVEAILRSCSSKQWETVHLV